The proteins below come from a single Saccharopolyspora sp. SCSIO 74807 genomic window:
- a CDS encoding NAD(P)-dependent alcohol dehydrogenase, with amino-acid sequence MKAVRVHAYGEKPAVESIPDPAVRDPLDVLVEINAAGVCRTDLHIIEGQWADKSGVALPYVIGHENAGTVREVGSAVSNVRPGDKVILHPLVTCGLCRACRSGDDVHCENSQFPGIDTDGGMAELLRTNARSVVKLDDGLAPADVAALADAGLTAYHAVRKAVPLLYPGAHVVMIGAGGLGHIGLQSLLALTPAEITVVDRSAEALRLATELGAHHTVNADGKHVDTVRDITGGKGAHVVLDFVGENGTEAEGVAMTRDAGSYFVIGYGGRVDVPTIDVISREINVIGNLVGSYNDLDELMTLTAQGKVSLRTRTYPLDGALDALADLDAGRIPGGRAILVP; translated from the coding sequence GTGAAGGCAGTCAGAGTGCACGCCTACGGCGAGAAACCCGCGGTCGAATCGATACCCGATCCGGCCGTGCGGGACCCGCTGGACGTGCTGGTCGAGATCAACGCGGCGGGCGTCTGCCGCACCGACCTGCACATCATCGAAGGACAGTGGGCGGACAAGAGCGGTGTCGCGCTGCCCTACGTCATCGGCCACGAGAACGCGGGAACGGTCCGCGAAGTCGGCTCCGCGGTGAGCAACGTGCGCCCCGGCGACAAGGTCATCCTGCACCCACTGGTGACCTGCGGCTTGTGCCGCGCATGTCGCAGCGGCGACGACGTGCACTGCGAGAACTCGCAGTTCCCCGGCATCGACACCGACGGCGGCATGGCCGAACTGCTGCGCACCAACGCCCGCTCGGTGGTCAAGCTGGACGACGGGCTGGCACCGGCCGACGTGGCCGCGCTCGCCGACGCCGGACTCACCGCGTACCACGCGGTGCGCAAAGCGGTGCCGCTGCTGTACCCCGGCGCGCACGTGGTGATGATCGGCGCCGGCGGACTCGGCCACATCGGACTGCAATCCCTGCTGGCGCTCACGCCGGCGGAAATCACCGTGGTGGACCGGTCGGCGGAAGCCCTGCGGCTGGCCACTGAGCTCGGCGCGCACCACACCGTCAACGCCGACGGCAAGCACGTGGACACCGTCCGGGACATCACCGGCGGCAAGGGCGCGCACGTCGTCCTGGACTTCGTGGGCGAGAACGGCACCGAAGCCGAGGGCGTGGCGATGACCCGCGACGCGGGCTCCTACTTCGTCATCGGCTACGGCGGCCGGGTGGACGTGCCCACCATCGACGTGATCTCCCGCGAGATCAACGTGATCGGCAACCTCGTCGGCTCCTACAACGACCTCGACGAACTGATGACGCTGACCGCGCAGGGCAAGGTTTCGCTGCGCACCCGCACCTACCCGCTGGACGGCGCGCTGGATGCGCTCGCCGACCTCGACGCAGGCCGCATTCCGGGCGGCCGCGCCATCCTCGTCCCCTGA
- a CDS encoding iron-sulfur cluster assembly protein, with protein sequence MTTAVSLETEVWRALGTVLDPELDQPVTELDFVAEVRLDGADVHVDLRLPTYFCAPNFAYLMVADAHDAVAELAGVERVRVRLLDHFASEEINAGVAAGDGFNAAFPGLAAGELEELRVTFLRKAHVAYQEQVAQELLRDGVTHEELVTKRLGELSASTPLDRLRRRREQLGLPTGPDAPLLLDEQGEPVPVEGLSARLRFARTTRVSIEGNAGWCRGLLDTRYGSPVRRNGSDLH encoded by the coding sequence ATGACCACTGCCGTGAGCCTGGAAACCGAGGTCTGGCGGGCGCTGGGCACGGTGCTCGACCCGGAGCTGGACCAGCCCGTCACCGAACTGGACTTCGTCGCCGAAGTGCGCCTCGACGGTGCGGACGTGCACGTGGACCTGCGGTTGCCGACCTACTTCTGCGCCCCGAACTTCGCCTACCTGATGGTCGCCGACGCGCACGACGCGGTGGCCGAGCTGGCCGGGGTCGAGCGGGTGCGGGTGCGGCTGCTGGACCACTTCGCGTCCGAGGAGATCAACGCGGGGGTCGCGGCCGGGGACGGCTTCAACGCCGCGTTCCCCGGTCTCGCCGCCGGTGAGCTCGAAGAACTGCGGGTGACCTTCCTGCGCAAGGCGCACGTGGCCTACCAGGAACAGGTCGCGCAGGAGTTGTTGCGGGACGGCGTCACGCACGAGGAGCTGGTCACCAAGCGCCTCGGCGAGTTGTCCGCGAGCACCCCGCTGGACCGGTTGCGCAGGCGCCGGGAACAGCTGGGGCTGCCCACGGGCCCGGATGCCCCGCTGCTGCTCGACGAGCAGGGCGAACCGGTCCCGGTCGAGGGGCTCTCGGCGCGGCTTCGGTTCGCACGCACCACGAGGGTCAGCATCGAAGGCAATGCCGGTTGGTGCCGCGGGCTGCTGGACACCCGATATGGTTCACCCGTACGGCGTAACGGGTCTGACCTACATTGA
- a CDS encoding SH3 domain-containing protein, translating into MHAIRNAVLAAVATLVLPMNGVASGVAHFVFEFGERLGELSRAADRTGDFRVPGVNLRAAPDTASAVLGLGNAGDRVRKNRQAEGEPVTCPGGRPDRTWWHVLDRHTRVAGWVSACYL; encoded by the coding sequence ATGCATGCGATCCGGAATGCGGTGCTCGCCGCGGTGGCGACCCTGGTGCTGCCGATGAACGGCGTGGCCAGCGGCGTCGCGCACTTCGTTTTCGAATTCGGCGAGCGGCTCGGCGAACTCAGCCGCGCCGCCGATCGCACCGGCGACTTCCGGGTTCCGGGGGTGAACCTGCGGGCGGCGCCGGACACGGCCTCGGCGGTGCTCGGCCTGGGCAACGCCGGCGACCGGGTGCGGAAGAACCGGCAGGCGGAGGGCGAACCGGTGACCTGTCCGGGCGGCCGACCGGACCGCACCTGGTGGCACGTCCTGGACCGGCACACGCGCGTCGCCGGGTGGGTCAGCGCCTGCTACCTGTGA
- a CDS encoding FAD-binding dehydrogenase has protein sequence MDADVIVVGAGLAGLVATAELADAGRRVLLLDQEPEASLGGQAHWSFGGLFLVDSPEQRRLGVRDSHELAWQDWLGTAGFDRDDDHWPARWAEAYVDFAAGEKRSWLRQQGISLFPLVQWAERGGSLATGHGNSVPRFHVTWGTGPGVLEPFLRRVRDAERRGLVSLRFRHRVTGLSTTDGTVDGVRGEVLEPSGVSRGQKSSRAVAGEFALSAQAVVVTSGGIGANLPLVRRNWPERLGPAPREMIAGVPDHVDGQLLEVVGETGGRVINSDRMWHYTEGIRNYSPVWTDHGIRILPGPSPFWIDARGRRLPPPLFPGADTLATLAHINSSGHEHTWFVLNRRIISREFALSGSEQNPDLTERNVAEVLRRGGEVTPPPVAEFVKRGTDFVVRRNLPDLVRGMNELVGEGLIDPSGLERDIRARDREVDSGLGKDAQVNLVREARRYRVDRMARVAPPHRLLDPAAGPLIAVRLSLLTRKTLGGVETDLDARVLGSSGNPLPGLYAAGEVAGFGGGGMHGYRSLEGTFLGGCLFSGRTAGRAAARATG, from the coding sequence GTGGACGCGGACGTCATCGTCGTGGGAGCCGGGCTCGCCGGTCTGGTCGCCACCGCGGAACTCGCTGATGCGGGCCGCCGGGTGCTGCTGCTGGACCAGGAACCCGAAGCGTCCTTGGGCGGTCAGGCCCACTGGTCGTTCGGCGGATTGTTCCTCGTGGACTCGCCCGAGCAACGACGTCTCGGGGTGCGCGATTCGCACGAGTTGGCGTGGCAGGACTGGCTCGGTACCGCGGGTTTCGACCGGGACGACGACCACTGGCCGGCGCGCTGGGCCGAGGCGTACGTGGACTTCGCCGCGGGGGAGAAGCGTTCTTGGCTGCGGCAGCAGGGGATTTCGCTGTTCCCGCTGGTGCAGTGGGCCGAACGCGGCGGGTCGCTGGCCACCGGGCACGGCAATTCGGTGCCGCGTTTCCACGTCACCTGGGGAACCGGTCCGGGCGTGCTCGAACCATTCCTGCGCCGGGTGCGGGATGCCGAGCGGCGCGGGCTGGTGTCGCTGCGATTCCGGCACCGCGTGACCGGGTTGAGCACTACCGACGGCACCGTCGACGGAGTGCGCGGTGAGGTGCTGGAGCCCAGCGGTGTCTCCCGCGGGCAGAAGAGTTCTCGGGCCGTGGCCGGGGAATTCGCGCTCAGCGCGCAGGCCGTGGTCGTGACCTCCGGCGGGATCGGCGCGAATCTCCCGCTGGTGCGGCGGAATTGGCCGGAACGGCTCGGTCCGGCACCGCGCGAGATGATCGCCGGAGTGCCCGATCACGTGGACGGGCAGCTGCTGGAAGTCGTCGGCGAGACCGGTGGCCGCGTCATCAACTCCGACCGGATGTGGCACTACACCGAGGGAATCCGCAATTACAGTCCAGTGTGGACGGACCACGGCATCCGTATTCTGCCCGGCCCGTCACCGTTCTGGATCGACGCGCGCGGGCGCCGGTTGCCGCCGCCGCTGTTCCCCGGCGCGGACACGCTGGCGACGTTGGCGCACATCAACTCGAGCGGGCACGAGCACACCTGGTTCGTGCTGAACCGGCGGATCATCAGCCGCGAGTTCGCGCTGTCCGGCTCCGAGCAGAACCCCGACCTCACCGAGCGCAACGTGGCCGAGGTGCTGCGCCGCGGCGGCGAGGTCACGCCACCGCCGGTCGCCGAGTTCGTCAAGCGCGGCACCGATTTCGTGGTCCGCCGCAACCTGCCGGACCTGGTGCGCGGGATGAACGAGCTGGTCGGCGAGGGCCTGATCGATCCGTCCGGACTGGAACGCGACATCCGCGCGCGGGACCGCGAAGTCGACTCCGGACTGGGCAAGGACGCGCAGGTCAACCTCGTGCGGGAAGCCCGCCGCTACCGGGTGGACCGGATGGCGCGGGTCGCACCGCCGCACCGGTTGCTGGATCCGGCGGCGGGCCCGCTGATCGCGGTCCGGCTGTCGCTGCTGACCCGCAAGACGCTCGGCGGGGTGGAGACCGATTTGGACGCTCGAGTGCTCGGGTCGTCCGGGAACCCGTTGCCGGGCCTGTACGCGGCGGGCGAGGTCGCCGGTTTCGGCGGCGGCGGGATGCACGGATACCGCTCGCTGGAGGGGACTTTCCTCGGCGGCTGCCTGTTCTCCGGGCGCACCGCCGGGCGCGCGGCCGCGCGGGCGACGGGCTGA
- a CDS encoding cation acetate symporter, with protein MLAQAPGSDLLPSEGPIINTVIFAGFVLLTLFIVYRVSSANTSSDYFAAGSSFTGVQNGVALSGDFLSAASFLGIAGAIAVHGYDGFLYSIGFLVAWLINLLLIAERMRNTGRFTMGDVLSFRMKQRPVRAAAAISTMAITFVYMIAQMAGAGGLVALLADVHSYWGQAMVIAVVGLVMILYVLLGGMKGTTWVQIIKATLLMLCAAMITIFLLGKFGYDFSRVLDEAAANNPNGRDILGPGVEYGKSELTKLDFVSLSLALVLGVGGLPHVLMRFYTVPNAKEARRSVVWAVWTMSLFYLFTLVIGYGAAALVGTPTIVGAPGGENSAAPLLAYRIGGTLLLGIVAAIAFATILAVVAGLTLTASASFAHDVYANMIKRGNVESHKVVRVARLTALGIGLVSIVGGVAVNGQNIAFLVGLAFAFAASANLSTLLFSLFWKRFNTTGTLWGIYSGLISCLLLVVFSPVFSGAADSIFPDVDFAFFPLKNPGIVSIPISFLCAAIGTLFGPRSDDHERQSEMEVRSLTGIGARIG; from the coding sequence ATCCTGGCGCAGGCACCCGGAAGTGACCTGCTGCCGTCCGAAGGCCCGATCATCAACACCGTCATCTTCGCCGGCTTCGTGCTGCTGACGCTGTTCATCGTGTACCGGGTCAGCAGCGCGAACACCTCCAGCGACTACTTCGCTGCAGGCAGCTCGTTCACCGGCGTGCAGAACGGTGTCGCGCTGTCCGGCGACTTCCTGTCCGCGGCGTCGTTCCTCGGCATCGCCGGCGCGATCGCGGTGCACGGCTACGACGGGTTCCTGTACTCCATCGGGTTCCTGGTCGCGTGGCTGATCAACCTGCTGCTGATCGCCGAGCGGATGCGGAACACCGGCCGCTTCACGATGGGCGACGTGCTGAGCTTCCGGATGAAGCAGCGCCCGGTGCGCGCCGCCGCGGCGATCTCCACGATGGCGATCACGTTCGTCTACATGATCGCGCAGATGGCCGGTGCCGGCGGCCTGGTCGCGCTGCTCGCGGACGTGCACAGCTACTGGGGCCAGGCGATGGTGATCGCCGTCGTGGGCCTGGTGATGATCCTCTACGTGCTGCTGGGCGGCATGAAGGGCACCACCTGGGTGCAGATCATCAAGGCCACGCTGCTGATGCTGTGCGCCGCGATGATCACGATCTTCCTGCTCGGCAAGTTCGGCTACGACTTCAGCCGGGTGCTCGACGAGGCGGCGGCGAACAACCCGAACGGCAGGGACATCCTCGGACCGGGCGTGGAGTACGGGAAGTCCGAACTGACCAAGTTGGACTTCGTGTCGCTGTCGCTGGCGCTGGTGCTCGGCGTCGGTGGTCTGCCGCACGTGCTGATGCGCTTCTACACCGTCCCGAACGCCAAGGAAGCCCGCCGCTCGGTGGTCTGGGCGGTGTGGACGATGTCGCTGTTCTACCTGTTCACCCTGGTCATCGGCTACGGCGCCGCCGCGCTGGTGGGCACTCCGACGATCGTCGGCGCACCGGGCGGGGAGAACTCCGCGGCGCCGCTGCTGGCCTACCGCATCGGCGGCACGCTGCTGCTGGGCATCGTCGCGGCGATCGCGTTCGCCACGATCCTCGCGGTGGTCGCCGGGCTCACGCTGACCGCGTCCGCGTCGTTCGCGCACGACGTCTACGCGAACATGATCAAGCGCGGCAACGTCGAATCGCACAAGGTGGTGCGGGTGGCGCGGCTGACCGCGCTGGGCATCGGGCTGGTCTCGATCGTCGGCGGGGTCGCGGTCAACGGCCAGAACATCGCGTTCCTGGTCGGGCTGGCGTTCGCGTTCGCGGCGTCGGCGAACCTGTCCACGTTGCTGTTCTCGCTGTTCTGGAAGCGGTTCAACACCACGGGCACGCTGTGGGGCATCTACAGCGGACTGATCTCCTGCCTGCTGCTGGTGGTGTTCTCGCCGGTGTTCTCCGGCGCGGCCGACTCGATCTTCCCGGACGTGGACTTCGCGTTCTTCCCGCTGAAGAACCCGGGCATCGTGTCCATCCCGATCTCGTTCCTGTGCGCGGCGATCGGCACCCTGTTCGGGCCGCGCTCGGACGACCACGAGCGGCAGTCCGAGATGGAGGTCCGGTCGCTGACCGGCATCGGCGCTCGCATCGGCTGA
- a CDS encoding amidohydrolase family protein — protein MYEKDGTKYFIVDSHIHAWDGTPANQANRYGEGFLNCFYDYHRNLSPESALWSHEQFQKQSEEKILHDLFEVGYVDKAIFQPTYLTDFFVNGFNTTEQDGVLAEKHPDKFIVNGGWDPRDGESGLAALERLAERWQLKGTKLYTAEWKGESKGWKLTDPWSYRYLEKCQELGIKNIHIHKGPTIYPLNRDAFDVADVDDVASAFPELNFIVEHVGLPRLEDFCWIATQEPNVYGGLAVAMAFMNHRPRYFAQIIGELLFWLDENRITFSSDYAIWTPKWLVEQFVDFQIPEDMQSEYGALTTDIKRKILGLNAARLYDIDVPAEMRASEAAVPAGGEPVASELNKEVLPS, from the coding sequence ATGTACGAGAAGGACGGCACGAAGTACTTCATCGTCGACAGCCACATCCACGCCTGGGACGGAACCCCGGCCAACCAGGCCAACCGCTACGGCGAAGGCTTCCTGAACTGCTTCTACGACTACCACCGCAACCTGAGCCCGGAATCCGCGCTGTGGTCGCACGAGCAGTTCCAGAAGCAGAGCGAGGAGAAGATCCTCCACGACCTGTTCGAGGTCGGCTACGTGGACAAGGCGATCTTCCAGCCCACCTACCTCACCGACTTCTTCGTCAACGGCTTCAACACCACCGAGCAGGACGGCGTGCTGGCCGAGAAGCACCCGGACAAGTTCATCGTCAACGGCGGCTGGGACCCGCGTGACGGCGAGTCCGGGCTGGCGGCGCTGGAGCGGCTCGCGGAGCGCTGGCAGCTCAAGGGCACCAAGCTCTACACCGCCGAGTGGAAGGGCGAGTCGAAGGGCTGGAAGCTGACCGACCCGTGGTCCTACCGGTACCTGGAGAAGTGCCAGGAACTCGGCATCAAGAACATCCACATCCACAAGGGCCCGACGATCTACCCGCTGAACCGGGATGCGTTCGACGTCGCCGACGTGGACGACGTGGCCTCCGCCTTCCCGGAGCTGAACTTCATCGTCGAGCACGTCGGACTGCCGCGGCTGGAGGACTTCTGCTGGATCGCCACCCAGGAGCCGAACGTCTACGGCGGGCTCGCGGTGGCGATGGCGTTCATGAACCACCGCCCGCGCTACTTCGCGCAGATCATCGGTGAGCTGCTGTTCTGGCTGGACGAGAACCGGATCACCTTCTCCAGCGACTACGCGATCTGGACGCCGAAGTGGCTGGTGGAGCAGTTCGTCGACTTCCAGATCCCGGAGGACATGCAGTCCGAGTACGGCGCGCTGACCACCGACATCAAGCGCAAGATCCTCGGGCTCAACGCCGCCCGGCTCTACGACATCGACGTGCCCGCCGAGATGCGTGCCAGCGAGGCCGCGGTGCCGGCCGGTGGCGAGCCGGTCGCCTCCGAGCTGAACAAGGAGGTCCTGCCGTCATGA
- a CDS encoding aldo/keto reductase: MRNIVLGKTGLDVSRIAFGTWQLGGEWGSFDEDAAVAAIRHAREQGVNFFDTAQAYGFGRSEQVLGRALADELRRDRDGLVIATKGGINPGGERPRDAGRAWLRQGVEESLRALGLEHIDLYQVHWPDPDTPAEETAGALQELVDEGKIRHAGVSNYDAAQLAAFDRTRPVETLQPPYHLFRRGIEDEVLPYTREHDIGVLAYSPLASGLLTGTLTPESTFEDSDWRANSSAFRGEMLRRNLAVVQRLKEFAAARELTVSQLAIAWVLAQRGVHVAIVGARSARNIENSLAAAEVDLSADDLAEIERITADGMSIEGAAPEGVA, from the coding sequence ATGCGAAACATCGTGCTGGGAAAGACCGGACTGGACGTGTCCCGCATCGCCTTCGGCACCTGGCAGCTCGGAGGTGAGTGGGGTTCGTTCGACGAGGACGCCGCGGTGGCCGCTATCCGGCACGCCCGCGAGCAGGGCGTGAACTTCTTCGACACCGCGCAGGCGTACGGCTTCGGCCGCTCCGAGCAGGTGCTCGGCCGTGCGCTGGCGGACGAGCTGCGCAGGGACCGGGACGGCCTGGTCATCGCCACCAAGGGCGGCATCAACCCCGGCGGTGAACGTCCCCGCGACGCCGGGCGCGCCTGGTTGCGCCAAGGCGTGGAGGAGAGTCTGCGGGCGCTCGGGCTCGAGCACATCGACCTGTACCAGGTGCACTGGCCGGACCCGGACACGCCGGCCGAGGAGACCGCTGGTGCCCTGCAGGAACTGGTCGACGAGGGCAAGATCCGGCACGCCGGGGTGTCCAACTACGACGCCGCCCAGCTCGCCGCGTTCGACCGCACCCGCCCGGTCGAGACGCTGCAGCCACCGTACCACCTGTTCCGGCGCGGCATCGAGGACGAGGTGCTGCCCTACACCCGCGAGCACGACATCGGCGTGCTCGCCTACAGCCCGCTGGCCAGCGGGCTGCTGACCGGGACGCTGACGCCGGAGAGCACGTTCGAGGACAGCGACTGGCGTGCGAACTCGTCGGCGTTCCGGGGCGAGATGCTGCGGCGGAACCTGGCCGTGGTGCAGCGGCTGAAGGAGTTCGCCGCTGCCCGCGAGCTCACGGTCAGCCAGCTGGCCATCGCGTGGGTGCTGGCGCAGCGCGGCGTGCACGTGGCCATCGTGGGGGCGCGCAGCGCGCGCAACATCGAGAACAGCCTGGCCGCGGCCGAAGTGGACCTCAGCGCGGACGACCTCGCCGAGATCGAGCGCATCACCGCGGACGGCATGTCCATCGAGGGCGCCGCGCCCGAAGGCGTGGCGTGA
- a CDS encoding peptidase inhibitor family I36 protein: MFARVRMIVRRGSRIRPFRTSRVVMPAVLLALGAASTGLSGAAQAEAPAGCGTGTFCAYPEPDHRGEPHRAELRSTTLEQCMPLPARPETKSFVNNTGKPVTVYQDPECDTHADFATYPTGTFVPGSDFVARAIKVWPR, translated from the coding sequence ATGTTCGCTCGCGTCCGCATGATCGTCCGCCGCGGTTCCCGCATCCGTCCTTTTAGGACCAGCAGGGTCGTGATGCCCGCGGTCCTGCTCGCACTCGGCGCCGCGTCGACCGGGCTGAGCGGTGCCGCGCAGGCCGAAGCTCCGGCCGGCTGCGGAACCGGAACCTTCTGCGCCTACCCGGAACCGGACCACCGGGGCGAACCGCATCGCGCCGAGCTGCGCTCGACGACGTTGGAGCAGTGCATGCCGCTTCCCGCGCGTCCGGAGACGAAATCGTTCGTCAACAACACCGGCAAACCCGTGACGGTGTACCAGGACCCGGAGTGCGACACGCACGCCGACTTCGCCACTTACCCGACCGGGACCTTCGTACCCGGCTCAGACTTCGTCGCCCGCGCCATCAAGGTCTGGCCGCGGTGA
- a CDS encoding DUF485 domain-containing protein codes for MSNATQSALRGRPHDRSGKARTGFGGIEKSAVRTQQTEPNYQAIAQSTEFNDLRRRVSAFVFPMTALFLLWYLAYVIIAAYLPDFMSQPVFGSVNVGLLMGIGQFVSTVLITAAYVRFADHYMDPRIEQLQAAVDGRAEEGAQ; via the coding sequence ATGAGCAACGCAACGCAATCCGCGCTGCGCGGTCGCCCCCACGACCGGTCCGGGAAAGCACGGACCGGCTTCGGGGGAATCGAGAAGAGCGCGGTCCGCACCCAGCAGACCGAGCCGAATTACCAGGCCATCGCGCAGAGTACGGAATTCAACGACCTGCGCCGCCGGGTGTCCGCGTTCGTATTTCCGATGACCGCGCTATTTCTGCTCTGGTACCTCGCCTACGTGATCATCGCGGCGTACCTTCCGGACTTCATGTCCCAGCCGGTGTTCGGCTCGGTGAACGTCGGGCTGCTGATGGGCATCGGCCAGTTCGTGTCCACTGTGCTCATCACCGCCGCCTACGTGCGGTTCGCCGATCACTACATGGACCCGCGGATCGAGCAGCTGCAGGCCGCTGTGGACGGTCGCGCTGAGGAGGGTGCGCAGTGA
- a CDS encoding IclR family transcriptional regulator, with protein sequence MNALPTGGSNPQNGAKAASGTLQSVGRALRVLEAIAASPCGISAKDLSTALGLTLPTTYHLLTTLVEAGHVVHLTDKKVFALGYKARYLGQALSRQLAVPSEIASSIRVVHQQADAAAYYAIYRDTEVVIAHVEDSDRRPRVQPLDVGFHQAVHATAFGKIMLSAMEAEQRTQYLDQAGMDPCTPSTIRCRDGLEEHLTHVRQSQIALEIGEFQHGLACMAAPVYDPAGGVTASVAISLPIAEFRARRWSVERAVRQGAVRVTRSLALVGRSGA encoded by the coding sequence ATGAACGCGCTACCCACCGGCGGATCGAACCCGCAGAACGGCGCGAAAGCGGCATCGGGAACGCTTCAGTCGGTGGGTCGCGCGCTGCGCGTGCTGGAAGCGATCGCCGCATCACCGTGCGGGATCAGCGCCAAGGACCTCTCCACGGCGCTGGGGTTGACGCTGCCGACCACGTACCACCTGCTGACCACGCTGGTGGAGGCCGGGCACGTGGTGCACCTGACCGACAAGAAGGTGTTCGCGCTGGGCTACAAGGCGCGCTACCTAGGTCAGGCGCTGTCCCGGCAGCTGGCGGTCCCTTCGGAGATCGCCTCGTCCATCCGGGTCGTGCACCAGCAGGCGGACGCGGCCGCGTACTACGCGATCTACCGGGACACCGAGGTGGTCATCGCGCACGTCGAGGACTCCGACCGGCGGCCGCGGGTGCAGCCGCTGGACGTGGGTTTCCACCAGGCCGTGCACGCCACCGCGTTCGGCAAGATCATGTTGTCCGCAATGGAGGCCGAGCAGCGGACGCAGTATCTGGACCAGGCGGGCATGGACCCGTGCACGCCGTCGACGATCCGTTGCAGAGACGGGCTCGAGGAGCACCTCACGCACGTGCGGCAGTCGCAGATCGCGCTGGAGATCGGCGAGTTCCAGCACGGGCTGGCCTGCATGGCCGCGCCGGTGTACGACCCGGCGGGCGGGGTGACCGCGTCGGTGGCGATTTCGCTGCCGATCGCGGAGTTCCGCGCCCGGCGGTGGTCGGTGGAGCGCGCCGTCCGGCAGGGCGCGGTGCGCGTCACGCGCTCGTTGGCGCTGGTCGGCAGGTCCGGAGCCTGA